From the Fusobacterium sp. IOR10 genome, one window contains:
- the ftsH gene encoding ATP-dependent zinc metalloprotease FtsH translates to MLEDKDKNLENPISDEKNKEKIETGNKDKDNSTEAGQKEEKLPTNEENLKGSDSTEEDSEDQLEKEEEVKEKKTSKSDKEIEKELEERKNELKNKIYSGMNSKLKMKKSKLSFKGLIMLVFIITILLSLPNMMADRNKTPAKEVSYSEFIDLSKTKELSSVEEKDGFVYGRIGEGESLKVYKTRMITNRLGQDEKLVKTLENNNIKIKSTPPEELPFILSLLASWFPMLILIGVWFFMLNKMNKGGGGSQIFSMGKSKAKENGEEISDVTFKDVAGIDEAKQELKEVVEFLKEPEKFRNLGAKIPKGVLLLGNPGTGKTLLAKAVAGEAKVPFFSMSGSEFVEMFVGVGASRVRDLFAKARKSAPCIIFIDEIDAVGRKRGSGQGGGNDEREQTLNQLLVEMDGFGTGETIIVLAATNRPDVLDRALRRPGRFDRQVVVDPPDIKGRKAILEVHAKNKKFADDVDFETLARKTVGLVGADLANILNEAAILAAREGRTDISMADLEEASEKVEMGSEKRSKVVSEKEKLKTAYHEAGHAVINYLYMNDTDPVHKVTIIPRGMAGGYTMALPNEDRYYYSKKWFINKMKMCYGGRAADEIVSQEVNTGASQDIKVATSIAQGIVTKYGMNDKFGPILLDGTNDGDMFQQKYYSDITGKEVDEEIIRLVKETYAETVQALKDNREKLDNLAHALCERETVMRKEFEALMRGEELPPLVLASEEVKEEEVKEEKTTEEIVEETTEEAKEETKEEKE, encoded by the coding sequence ATGTTAGAAGATAAAGATAAAAATCTTGAAAATCCGATTTCAGATGAGAAAAACAAGGAAAAAATAGAAACTGGAAATAAAGATAAAGATAATTCCACAGAAGCTGGACAAAAAGAGGAAAAATTACCTACAAATGAGGAAAATTTAAAAGGATCTGATTCAACTGAAGAAGATTCAGAAGATCAATTAGAAAAAGAAGAAGAGGTTAAAGAGAAAAAAACCTCTAAAAGTGATAAAGAAATAGAAAAAGAATTGGAAGAAAGAAAAAATGAATTAAAAAACAAGATTTATTCAGGAATGAATTCTAAATTAAAAATGAAAAAAAGTAAATTGAGTTTTAAAGGTTTAATAATGTTAGTCTTTATTATAACGATATTGCTTTCTTTACCAAATATGATGGCAGATAGAAACAAAACTCCTGCTAAAGAAGTTTCATATAGTGAATTTATAGATCTTTCTAAGACTAAAGAGTTAAGTTCAGTTGAAGAAAAAGATGGATTTGTTTATGGACGTATTGGAGAAGGAGAATCATTAAAGGTTTATAAAACAAGAATGATTACAAATAGACTAGGACAAGATGAAAAACTAGTTAAAACTTTAGAAAATAATAATATAAAAATAAAATCTACACCACCTGAAGAGTTACCATTTATATTAAGCTTACTTGCATCATGGTTCCCAATGCTTATTCTTATTGGTGTTTGGTTCTTCATGCTTAATAAAATGAATAAAGGCGGAGGAGGATCCCAAATATTTAGTATGGGAAAATCAAAGGCAAAAGAAAATGGAGAAGAAATATCTGATGTAACTTTTAAAGATGTTGCAGGAATAGATGAAGCAAAACAAGAATTAAAGGAAGTTGTAGAATTTTTAAAAGAACCTGAAAAGTTTAGGAATTTAGGAGCTAAAATACCAAAAGGAGTTTTACTGTTAGGAAATCCTGGAACAGGTAAAACTTTACTTGCTAAAGCAGTTGCTGGAGAAGCAAAAGTACCTTTCTTTAGTATGTCAGGATCAGAATTTGTGGAAATGTTTGTTGGTGTTGGTGCGTCAAGAGTTAGAGATTTATTTGCTAAGGCTAGAAAATCAGCTCCATGTATTATATTTATAGATGAAATAGATGCAGTTGGAAGAAAAAGAGGATCTGGACAAGGTGGAGGAAATGACGAAAGAGAACAAACATTAAATCAACTTTTAGTAGAGATGGATGGGTTTGGAACTGGAGAAACAATTATTGTTTTAGCAGCAACAAATAGACCTGATGTTTTAGATAGAGCTCTTAGAAGACCAGGAAGATTTGATAGACAAGTTGTGGTTGATCCACCTGATATAAAAGGAAGAAAAGCAATTTTAGAAGTACATGCTAAGAACAAAAAATTTGCAGATGATGTTGATTTTGAAACTTTAGCAAGAAAAACAGTTGGACTAGTTGGTGCAGATCTTGCAAATATATTAAATGAAGCAGCAATATTAGCAGCAAGAGAAGGTAGAACAGACATAAGTATGGCTGACCTAGAAGAAGCTTCTGAAAAGGTTGAAATGGGTTCTGAAAAAAGATCAAAGGTAGTTTCAGAAAAAGAAAAATTAAAAACAGCTTATCATGAAGCAGGACATGCAGTAATAAACTATCTATATATGAATGACACTGATCCAGTGCATAAGGTAACAATAATTCCAAGGGGAATGGCTGGTGGATACACTATGGCCTTACCTAATGAGGATAGATATTATTATTCTAAGAAATGGTTTATAAATAAAATGAAAATGTGTTATGGTGGAAGAGCAGCAGATGAGATTGTTTCACAAGAAGTTAATACAGGAGCAAGTCAAGATATTAAGGTTGCAACAAGCATAGCCCAAGGAATAGTTACAAAATATGGAATGAACGATAAATTTGGTCCTATTCTTCTAGATGGAACTAATGATGGAGATATGTTCCAACAAAAATACTATAGTGATATAACAGGAAAAGAAGTAGATGAAGAAATAATAAGACTTGTAAAAGAAACTTACGCTGAAACTGTGCAGGCTTTAAAAGATAATAGAGAAAAACTAGATAATCTAGCACATGCTTTATGTGAAAGAGAAACAGTTATGAGAAAAGAATTTGAAGCTCTTATGAGAGGCGAAGAATTACCACCTTTAGTTTTAGCATCAGAAGAAGTTAAAGAAGAAGAAGTTAAAGAAGAAAAAACTACAGAAGAAATTGTTGAAGAAACTACTGAAGAAGCTAAGGAAGAAACTAAAGAAGAGAAAGAATAA
- the rpsO gene encoding 30S ribosomal protein S15 has product MKTKLEITKEFGKNEKDTGSTRVQIAILTEEIKHLTEHLKVHKKDYHSRLGLLKKVGHRKRLLNYLASKDINEYRSLIAQLGIRK; this is encoded by the coding sequence ATGAAAACAAAATTAGAAATAACTAAAGAATTTGGAAAAAATGAAAAAGATACTGGTTCTACTAGAGTTCAAATCGCTATATTAACTGAGGAAATCAAACATTTAACTGAACATTTAAAAGTTCATAAAAAAGATTACCACTCAAGATTAGGATTACTTAAAAAAGTAGGACACAGAAAAAGATTATTAAACTACTTAGCTTCAAAAGATATTAATGAATACAGAAGTTTAATAGCTCAATTAGGAATTAGAAAATAA
- a CDS encoding TrkH family potassium uptake protein has protein sequence MKKLNFFVKLSLSRKLIMGFMLAIIIGTLILMLPIATTNEKGLDFLTALFTIASAICVTGLSVINVSKELNVFGQITLLMFIQLGGLGIMTFSSFIFMLIGKKITYEERELLKEERNVEDNGGIIGFLRKVILTVFTIEIIGAIFLTFSFAREMPLKKAIYFGIFHSISAFCNAGFSLFSQGLEGYSSNILMNVTVAYLIIIGGIGFTVINSIIDSVRHRRNKLDLTSKVAVTITTILTVIGMVFFFIFEYKNNGTIGNMSLGKKILASFFQSVTTRTAGFNTVPIGNLTESSTLMFCILMFVGASPGSTGGGIKTTTIGVIIFYVIGIIRKKEKVSIFNRRIGWEILNRAIVILVLAIAYVLTITLIILSIENLTFNQAIFEVVSAFGTVGLTLGVTPDLGVISRLLIIITMFIGRLGPMTFALAFGGTNEIEKISFPKENIIVG, from the coding sequence ATGAAAAAATTAAATTTTTTTGTAAAACTTTCTCTCTCTAGAAAATTAATAATGGGATTCATGTTAGCTATAATTATAGGAACTCTAATTTTAATGTTACCTATAGCAACAACTAATGAGAAAGGACTTGATTTTTTAACAGCTTTATTTACAATAGCTTCAGCTATTTGTGTGACTGGGCTATCTGTTATAAATGTAAGTAAAGAATTAAATGTTTTTGGACAGATAACATTACTTATGTTTATTCAACTTGGAGGTCTTGGAATTATGACTTTTTCTTCATTTATTTTTATGCTTATAGGGAAAAAAATAACCTATGAAGAAAGAGAATTATTAAAAGAAGAGAGAAATGTAGAAGATAATGGTGGGATTATTGGTTTTTTAAGGAAAGTTATTTTAACTGTTTTTACAATAGAAATAATAGGTGCAATTTTTTTGACTTTTAGTTTTGCAAGGGAAATGCCTTTAAAAAAAGCTATTTATTTTGGAATATTTCATAGTATTTCAGCTTTCTGTAATGCAGGATTTAGTTTGTTTAGCCAAGGGTTAGAGGGATATTCATCTAATATTTTAATGAATGTAACAGTTGCATATTTGATAATAATTGGGGGGATAGGTTTTACAGTTATAAACTCAATAATAGATTCAGTTAGGCACAGAAGAAACAAATTAGACTTAACTTCTAAAGTTGCAGTAACAATAACAACTATTCTAACAGTTATTGGTATGGTTTTTTTCTTTATATTTGAATATAAAAATAACGGAACAATTGGAAATATGTCTTTAGGGAAAAAAATTCTAGCTTCTTTTTTCCAAAGTGTAACTACAAGAACAGCAGGATTTAATACAGTTCCAATTGGAAATTTAACAGAATCTTCCACATTAATGTTTTGTATATTAATGTTTGTAGGTGCTTCTCCAGGATCTACTGGAGGAGGAATAAAAACAACAACCATTGGAGTTATAATTTTTTATGTTATAGGTATAATTAGAAAAAAAGAAAAAGTTTCTATATTTAACAGAAGAATAGGATGGGAAATATTAAATAGAGCTATAGTTATTTTAGTTTTAGCAATAGCTTATGTTTTAACAATAACTTTGATTATTTTATCAATAGAAAATTTAACATTTAACCAAGCTATATTTGAAGTAGTTTCAGCCTTTGGAACTGTAGGATTGACTTTAGGTGTTACCCCAGATTTAGGAGTAATTTCGAGACTATTAATTATTATAACTATGTTTATTGGAAGACTTGGTCCTATGACATTTGCCCTAGCTTTTGGAGGAACAAATGAAATAGAAAAAATTAGTTTTCCAAAAGAAAACATTATTGTTGGTTAG
- a CDS encoding TrkA family potassium uptake protein produces the protein MKQYLVIGLGSFGSSVLKTLYEAGEEVLGIDSKETEVQEIVNSNYAENAVILDATDDIQLKKIGVKNFDIVFVCVGAIEPSIMITLNLKELGVKKLIAKASSKKHRKLLEKVGANQVIYPEEYMGKRTALIAMEPNMIEHLRFSQDFLLAEIKAPSVFWGQTIIEANIRKNYNVNIVGIKKATGKLIPNPTANTKLEKDDILIVVTDSKTANKLNELIKKEFKED, from the coding sequence ATGAAGCAGTATTTAGTAATTGGACTAGGAAGTTTCGGTAGTAGTGTGTTAAAAACTCTGTATGAAGCTGGTGAAGAGGTTTTAGGTATAGATTCAAAGGAAACAGAAGTTCAAGAAATAGTAAATTCTAATTATGCTGAAAATGCAGTAATTTTAGATGCCACTGATGATATACAATTAAAAAAAATAGGAGTGAAAAATTTTGATATAGTTTTTGTTTGTGTTGGTGCAATTGAACCAAGTATTATGATTACTCTTAATTTAAAAGAGCTAGGAGTTAAAAAACTAATAGCAAAGGCATCTAGTAAAAAACATAGAAAACTTTTAGAAAAAGTTGGAGCAAATCAAGTTATTTATCCAGAAGAATATATGGGAAAAAGAACAGCACTTATTGCAATGGAACCTAATATGATTGAACACTTGAGATTTTCTCAAGATTTTCTATTAGCTGAGATAAAAGCTCCTTCTGTATTCTGGGGACAAACAATAATAGAGGCAAATATTAGAAAAAATTATAATGTAAATATAGTAGGAATAAAAAAAGCAACAGGAAAATTAATTCCTAATCCAACAGCAAATACAAAATTGGAAAAAGATGATATACTAATTGTAGTAACAGATTCAAAAACAGCAAATAAATTAAATGAATTAATAAAAAAAGAGTTTAAAGAAGATTAG
- the mnmG gene encoding tRNA uridine-5-carboxymethylaminomethyl(34) synthesis enzyme MnmG produces MLDFDVIVIGAGHAGCEAALASARMGLKTAIFTISLDRIGYMSCNPSLGGPAKSHLIKEIDALGGEIGRNIDKTFIQIRVLNTKKGPAVRSLRAQADKPRYTIEMKKTLENTDNLETIQGIVTNLIVENNTVIGIKTKEGSEYYSKAVIIATGTFMRGLIHIGESHFSGGRMGELSSEELPCEMEKLGIKLGRFKTGTPARVDERTIDFSKTEEQPGDKSPLRFSVHSSYEELAKRRQISCHLLHTNEKAHEIIRRNKDRSPLYNGTIQGTGPRYCPSVEDKIFKYPEKTQHHLFLEKEGYDTNEVYVSGLSNSLPAEVQYEVMKAIPALENARIMRYAYAIEYDYVHTDELTYSLENKTIKNLYTAGQINGTSGYEEAAAQGIMAGINAARKIQGKEAVILDRADSYIGTLIDDIVSKGTDEPYRMFTARSEYRLILREDNADLRLTKLGYEIGLVGEEEYKRVCFKEEKVKEIIEKLKKQYIGSSNPRVNEILTKYNETTISNGITLFELLRRAPITYKDVVYISELIENFNLERCLEDIEYQVEVQVKYSGYIERSMKNIQKHKNLEDKRIPEDMDYDSLGNIPIEAKEKLKKIRPLNIGQASRISGVSPADIQVLLIYLKIRGKN; encoded by the coding sequence ATGTTAGATTTTGATGTTATAGTAATAGGTGCTGGTCATGCAGGATGTGAAGCAGCTTTAGCTTCAGCTAGAATGGGATTAAAAACAGCAATTTTTACTATAAGTTTAGACAGAATAGGATATATGTCATGTAATCCATCTCTTGGTGGACCAGCTAAATCCCATTTAATAAAAGAAATAGATGCTCTAGGTGGAGAAATTGGAAGAAATATTGATAAAACCTTTATACAAATAAGGGTATTAAACACTAAAAAGGGACCTGCAGTGAGATCATTGAGAGCTCAAGCAGATAAACCAAGATATACAATTGAAATGAAAAAAACTTTAGAAAATACAGATAATTTAGAAACAATTCAAGGGATAGTAACTAACCTTATAGTGGAAAATAATACTGTAATTGGAATTAAAACAAAGGAAGGATCAGAATATTACTCTAAAGCTGTTATAATAGCTACAGGAACTTTTATGAGAGGGTTAATACATATAGGAGAAAGTCACTTTAGCGGTGGAAGAATGGGAGAATTATCCTCAGAAGAACTACCTTGTGAAATGGAAAAATTGGGAATTAAACTAGGAAGATTTAAAACAGGAACTCCAGCTAGGGTTGATGAGAGAACAATTGATTTTTCAAAAACAGAAGAACAACCAGGAGATAAAAGTCCTTTAAGATTTTCAGTACATTCTTCATATGAAGAATTAGCTAAAAGAAGACAAATTTCTTGTCATCTTCTTCATACAAATGAAAAAGCTCATGAAATAATTAGAAGAAATAAGGATAGATCACCTCTTTATAATGGAACTATTCAAGGAACAGGACCAAGATACTGTCCATCAGTTGAAGATAAAATATTTAAATATCCAGAAAAAACTCAACATCACCTTTTTTTGGAAAAAGAGGGTTATGATACAAATGAAGTTTATGTTAGTGGACTTTCTAATTCCCTACCAGCAGAGGTTCAATATGAAGTTATGAAAGCAATACCAGCATTGGAAAATGCTAGAATAATGAGATATGCCTATGCAATTGAGTATGACTATGTTCATACTGATGAACTAACTTATTCTTTAGAAAATAAAACTATAAAAAATTTATACACTGCAGGACAAATAAATGGGACATCAGGGTATGAAGAAGCAGCAGCCCAAGGTATTATGGCAGGAATAAATGCAGCAAGAAAAATCCAAGGTAAAGAAGCAGTTATTTTAGATAGAGCAGATTCTTACATAGGGACTTTAATTGATGATATTGTTTCCAAGGGAACAGATGAACCATATAGAATGTTTACTGCAAGAAGTGAGTATAGATTAATATTAAGAGAAGATAATGCAGATTTAAGATTAACTAAACTAGGTTATGAAATAGGACTAGTTGGAGAAGAAGAATATAAAAGAGTATGTTTTAAAGAAGAAAAAGTAAAAGAAATTATAGAAAAATTAAAAAAACAATATATAGGAAGTAGTAATCCTAGAGTAAATGAAATCTTAACAAAATATAATGAAACTACAATTAGTAATGGGATAACATTATTTGAATTATTAAGAAGAGCTCCTATAACTTATAAAGATGTAGTATATATAAGTGAATTAATAGAAAACTTTAATTTAGAAAGATGTTTAGAAGATATAGAATATCAAGTTGAAGTACAAGTTAAATATTCAGGATATATAGAACGTTCTATGAAGAATATACAAAAACATAAAAATTTAGAGGATAAGAGAATACCAGAAGATATGGACTACGATTCTTTAGGAAATATTCCAATTGAAGCTAAAGAAAAGTTAAAAAAAATAAGACCATTAAATATAGGACAAGCTTCTAGAATATCAGGGGTTTCCCCAGCAGATATTCAAGTTTTACTTATTTATTTAAAAATAAGGGGAAAAAATTAA
- the rsmG gene encoding 16S rRNA (guanine(527)-N(7))-methyltransferase RsmG produces the protein MREYLEEGIKKLNIEISEEKVDKLMKFLKILMEYNSHTNLTAIRDEKGIIEKHFLDSILLMKHFSLNSGKAIDIGTGAGFPGMVLAICNPNIKFTLIDSVGKKIKFLIQVIEELKIENVEAINIRAEEFINSKNRETYDLGFCRGVSKLNIISEYMIPFLKVQGKFLPQKMEGTNEEKDSSKALKILKSSLENIYIEKLPYSMESRAIMEIIKKGKTDTKYPRKTGIPSKRPL, from the coding sequence ATGAGAGAATATTTAGAAGAGGGAATAAAAAAGTTAAATATTGAAATAAGTGAAGAAAAAGTAGATAAATTAATGAAATTTCTTAAAATATTAATGGAATATAATTCACATACCAATTTAACAGCAATAAGAGATGAAAAAGGAATAATAGAAAAACATTTTCTAGATTCAATACTATTAATGAAACATTTTAGTTTAAACTCAGGAAAGGCAATTGACATAGGTACTGGAGCAGGTTTCCCAGGTATGGTACTGGCTATATGCAATCCAAATATAAAATTTACATTAATTGATTCAGTTGGTAAAAAAATAAAATTTTTAATTCAAGTTATAGAAGAATTAAAAATTGAAAATGTAGAAGCGATTAACATTAGAGCTGAAGAATTTATAAATTCTAAAAATAGAGAAACTTATGATTTAGGTTTTTGTAGAGGTGTATCTAAATTAAATATAATTTCAGAATATATGATACCTTTTTTAAAAGTTCAAGGGAAATTTTTACCTCAAAAAATGGAAGGAACAAATGAAGAAAAGGATAGTTCCAAGGCTTTGAAAATTTTAAAGTCAAGTTTAGAAAATATTTATATTGAAAAATTACCCTATTCTATGGAATCAAGGGCAATTATGGAAATAATAAAAAAAGGAAAAACAGATACAAAATATCCACGTAAAACAGGGATACCAAGCAAAAGACCATTATAA